One genomic window of Oleidesulfovibrio alaskensis DSM 16109 includes the following:
- a CDS encoding HigA family addiction module antitoxin, protein MRIKTHPGEVLREEFMVPMKLSASKLSGYLGVPLSRITEIVNEKRGVTVDTAVRLAKFFGTSSEFWINLQTQHDLSKVRSEKQPEIQRIPTCKEVSACF, encoded by the coding sequence ATGCGTATTAAAACACATCCCGGTGAAGTATTGCGGGAAGAGTTTATGGTTCCCATGAAGCTTTCAGCCAGCAAGCTGTCCGGCTACCTTGGGGTACCGCTCTCCCGTATCACAGAAATCGTCAATGAAAAGCGGGGTGTGACGGTAGACACAGCAGTCAGACTTGCTAAGTTTTTCGGCACCAGCTCTGAATTTTGGATTAACCTACAGACTCAGCATGATCTTTCAAAAGTGCGCTCAGAGAAACAACCTGAAATCCAGCGAATTCCGACCTGCAAAGAAGTGTCCGCCTGCTTCTAA
- a CDS encoding type II toxin-antitoxin system RelE/ParE family toxin produces MPPDFKCKKTEELYRTGKSRVFSSIAKAALRKLDMIEAAAVLNDLKSPPGNKLEALQGDRQGQHSIRINQQWRICFVWDEAKQCATEIEIVDYH; encoded by the coding sequence ATGCCGCCGGATTTTAAATGTAAAAAAACAGAAGAACTCTACAGAACGGGTAAGTCGAGGGTTTTCAGTTCAATTGCCAAAGCAGCCTTACGCAAGCTCGACATGATTGAGGCAGCTGCGGTGCTAAATGACCTTAAGTCGCCCCCCGGAAACAAGCTAGAGGCTCTTCAAGGAGACAGGCAGGGTCAGCATAGCATCAGGATAAACCAACAATGGCGAATATGCTTTGTTTGGGATGAAGCCAAACAATGTGCCACAGAAATCGAAATCGTTGATTATCATTAA
- a CDS encoding recombinase family protein produces MDEITSLDYSQSQQGDTHLMRQPGTPYTIDEIKKLRLKSAIYIRMSTELQVESPENQERQIRAYAERYGIEIIKTYADLGVSGMTAEKREQFQALLDDVDNGRNNYSIVLYLDDSRWGRFVDSRDADYYRMSLERNGVICQACDKPLTMTTTIADRIMTMLKDESASDYCRQLSQKVFIGQSNLILKGYRQGGPAGFGLRRMLLTETGEPKQELVMGQRKSLQTERVVLIPGPQSEQDKVVWMYDQFIAGKRESEIADILNVEGWQTDFGRPWTRGTVREVLTNEKYIGNNLFNRRSGKLKSKQKKNPEHEWVRKDGAFPPVVDLERFYAVQEFIQERHKKMTNEDLLERLTNLQRQTGRLSAMIIDESEEMPPSSLYMHRFGGLLRAYRLIGYIPERDYRYVEINQRLRTMHSDIVLQTVADIERLCGRKISVDPATNLLELNYHLFISIVISRCFITPSGLRRWKIRFDTGLHPDITVAVRMNAVNEDIHDYYILPALEFGQTALKLQDENTDLLDSFRADSLEYLLGMSVNISLDKAV; encoded by the coding sequence TTGGATGAAATTACGAGTCTGGACTATTCTCAGTCTCAGCAAGGAGATACACACCTCATGCGGCAGCCGGGAACACCATATACAATAGATGAAATAAAAAAACTGCGTTTAAAAAGCGCAATCTATATTCGCATGTCCACAGAATTGCAGGTGGAATCCCCGGAAAACCAGGAACGCCAAATCCGCGCCTATGCGGAGAGATATGGTATTGAGATCATTAAAACCTATGCCGACCTTGGCGTAAGCGGCATGACAGCGGAAAAGCGGGAACAGTTTCAGGCCCTGCTCGATGACGTGGATAATGGCCGTAACAATTACAGTATTGTTCTTTACCTGGATGATAGCCGCTGGGGGCGCTTTGTTGATAGCCGGGATGCCGACTATTACCGCATGAGCCTGGAGCGTAATGGGGTTATCTGCCAGGCCTGCGATAAACCTCTGACCATGACCACCACCATTGCCGACCGGATCATGACCATGCTTAAGGATGAAAGCGCCAGCGATTACTGCCGCCAGCTTTCACAAAAGGTTTTTATCGGGCAAAGCAATCTCATCCTCAAAGGCTACCGTCAAGGCGGCCCGGCGGGCTTCGGGCTCCGGCGCATGTTGCTGACCGAAACCGGAGAGCCAAAGCAAGAGCTGGTCATGGGGCAGCGCAAAAGCCTTCAGACAGAGCGCGTTGTGCTGATTCCCGGCCCGCAGTCGGAACAAGACAAGGTTGTCTGGATGTATGATCAGTTCATTGCCGGAAAAAGGGAGAGCGAAATTGCAGATATTCTCAATGTCGAAGGCTGGCAAACAGACTTTGGAAGGCCCTGGACAAGAGGAACCGTGCGCGAGGTTCTTACCAACGAAAAGTATATCGGCAACAACCTGTTCAACCGCCGTTCCGGCAAGCTGAAAAGCAAACAAAAGAAAAATCCCGAACATGAATGGGTCAGAAAGGATGGGGCCTTTCCGCCCGTGGTCGATTTGGAGCGCTTTTACGCGGTTCAGGAGTTTATCCAAGAACGGCATAAAAAAATGACCAATGAGGATTTGCTTGAGCGTCTCACGAATCTTCAACGTCAAACTGGCCGTTTGTCCGCCATGATCATCGACGAATCCGAAGAAATGCCGCCCAGCAGTCTGTATATGCACCGTTTTGGCGGTCTGCTCCGAGCCTACCGCCTGATCGGCTACATACCGGAGCGGGACTACAGGTATGTGGAGATCAACCAGCGGCTCCGCACCATGCACAGTGATATTGTGCTCCAAACAGTGGCGGATATTGAAAGGCTTTGTGGGAGAAAAATCTCTGTTGATCCGGCAACAAATCTGTTGGAGCTGAATTACCACCTGTTCATATCAATCGTGATCAGCCGGTGCTTTATCACTCCTTCGGGCCTGAGGCGCTGGAAAATACGCTTTGATACCGGGCTCCACCCGGACATCACCGTTGCCGTGCGTATGAATGCGGTAAATGAGGATATCCATGATTACTATATCCTTCCCGCTTTGGAATTTGGTCAGACCGCTCTGAAGTTACAGGATGAGAATACTGACCTTCTGGACAGCTTCCGCGCGGACAGCCTGGAATATCTTCTTGGCATGAGCGTCAACATCAGCCTCGACAAGGCGGTATAA
- a CDS encoding ParB N-terminal domain-containing protein, whose amino-acid sequence MKTSEIILVPVEEVHILNPRVRNQVIADEIRRNIRTVGLKRPITVTLSTDPKTGKKYDLVCGQGRLEAFMDAGETEIPAIIIDADKENAHIMSLVENIARRNNNPMELLHGIRYLKAQGYDDVEIADKTGLGRDWIRGIIKLLDNGEERLVNAVEKGRMPLYIALKIATEDEAAIQIALTEAYETGQLVGGKLIAVQKLLDRRNHYGKKLSAPKSRKAPSVDELNALYANDIKRKKRLMAKADQLRQILAYTSAALNKLLRDEHFTNQLKAEGMNDIPRQLAEMLREVR is encoded by the coding sequence ATGAAAACCAGTGAAATCATCCTGGTGCCGGTGGAAGAGGTTCACATCCTGAACCCACGGGTGCGTAACCAGGTAATTGCGGATGAAATCCGCCGCAATATCCGGACTGTGGGCCTCAAGCGGCCAATTACCGTCACCTTGAGCACAGATCCCAAAACTGGGAAAAAGTACGATCTGGTTTGCGGCCAAGGCCGCCTGGAAGCCTTTATGGATGCCGGGGAAACGGAAATTCCAGCTATCATTATCGACGCTGACAAGGAAAATGCTCACATTATGAGCCTGGTTGAAAACATCGCCCGCCGTAACAACAACCCCATGGAGCTGTTGCACGGCATCCGGTATCTGAAAGCCCAAGGCTATGACGATGTGGAAATTGCGGACAAAACAGGGCTGGGCCGGGACTGGATTCGCGGGATCATCAAACTGCTGGATAATGGGGAAGAACGGCTGGTCAACGCTGTGGAAAAAGGGCGCATGCCTTTGTACATTGCGCTGAAAATAGCCACAGAGGATGAAGCGGCCATCCAGATTGCCCTGACCGAGGCCTACGAAACAGGCCAGCTTGTTGGCGGCAAGCTCATCGCCGTGCAAAAGCTGCTCGATCGGCGCAATCATTATGGGAAGAAATTATCCGCGCCAAAATCCAGAAAAGCCCCGTCAGTTGATGAATTAAACGCTCTGTATGCCAATGACATAAAAAGAAAAAAACGGCTCATGGCCAAGGCTGATCAACTCAGGCAAATCCTCGCGTACACCTCCGCCGCTTTGAACAAGTTATTGCGTGACGAACACTTTACCAATCAGCTCAAAGCGGAAGGGATGAACGACATTCCCCGGCAGCTGGCTGAAATGCTGCGGGAGGTGCGTTGA
- a CDS encoding plasmid partitioning protein RepB C-terminal domain-containing protein, producing MAKGIKQGFEKELVELAFTDLRLTKNLNVNVKQGRKYSQILSSIREVGLIEPPVVALCNNKKEYLLLDGHLRIMALEDLGEKRVNCLVSVDDEGYTYNKFINRLSAVQEHKMIVKALKAGVSETKLAAALNIDVKSLRGKKGMLDGVCQEAVDLLKDKIMSECVFRVLKKMKPLRQINAARSMNAQNRYSYKYAQSLLVATPADQLLDTAKSKKISQAELEKHIRLEEESFSLTEDIHALHNSYGADMLHLSSIQSYLKRMMSNEKVAGYLSRHHSEIHEKFLEIIGIDFLKMSDIK from the coding sequence ATGGCCAAAGGGATCAAGCAGGGATTTGAGAAGGAGTTGGTGGAACTGGCCTTTACAGATTTGCGGCTCACAAAAAACTTGAATGTTAACGTCAAACAGGGGCGAAAGTATTCACAGATTCTTTCCTCCATTCGGGAAGTGGGCCTCATTGAGCCTCCGGTAGTGGCGCTTTGCAATAACAAGAAAGAATATCTCCTTCTTGACGGGCATCTCAGGATCATGGCCCTGGAAGATTTGGGGGAAAAGCGGGTGAACTGCCTGGTGTCTGTGGATGACGAGGGCTACACATATAATAAGTTCATCAATCGGCTTTCCGCCGTCCAGGAACACAAAATGATCGTGAAAGCCCTCAAAGCCGGTGTCTCTGAAACAAAGCTCGCTGCCGCTCTGAATATTGACGTAAAATCACTACGTGGCAAAAAGGGCATGCTGGACGGAGTGTGCCAGGAAGCTGTGGACTTGTTGAAAGACAAGATCATGTCGGAATGCGTTTTTCGTGTGCTCAAAAAGATGAAGCCCCTGCGGCAAATCAATGCCGCCAGAAGCATGAACGCGCAAAATCGCTACAGCTACAAATATGCTCAAAGCTTACTTGTGGCCACCCCGGCGGATCAGTTGCTTGATACTGCAAAAAGCAAAAAAATATCACAGGCCGAACTGGAAAAACATATCCGGCTGGAAGAAGAAAGCTTTTCTCTGACAGAAGATATCCATGCCCTGCACAATTCTTATGGGGCGGACATGCTGCATCTCAGCTCTATCCAGTCATACCTGAAAAGGATGATGAGCAACGAAAAAGTTGCTGGCTACCTTTCAAGGCATCACTCGGAAATCCACGAAAAATTTCTGGAAATAATCGGGATAGATTTTTTGAAAATGAGCGACATCAAATGA
- a CDS encoding helix-turn-helix domain-containing protein, which translates to MTESPPIYDCQPQADFDSQFARIFEVAECRTQLELAEFLNIKQSSVSDAKRRQTVPSEWLVKLFEKKRINPEWLRTGIGGKFVHMASDEEIKKP; encoded by the coding sequence ATGACCGAATCACCTCCCATTTATGACTGCCAGCCACAAGCGGACTTTGACTCCCAGTTCGCCCGCATCTTTGAAGTTGCCGAATGCAGAACGCAGTTGGAGCTTGCCGAATTCCTGAACATCAAACAATCCTCCGTCTCGGATGCCAAGCGCCGTCAAACCGTTCCCTCTGAGTGGCTGGTAAAGCTCTTTGAAAAGAAGCGGATAAATCCGGAGTGGCTACGCACCGGCATTGGCGGCAAATTTGTGCACATGGCTTCTGATGAAGAAATCAAGAAGCCTTAA
- a CDS encoding lytic transglycosylase domain-containing protein, whose translation MKRKIIWMLTLFLFPAFTSAQAEEPPPALVNAIARQESGLNPLAVNVAGKSYYPATREEAERLIRDALAAGKSFDVGKMQINSWWMKRFGIDPIALLDPDVNESWGKRILAEEIARHGLNWQAVGKYHSPDSERGRQYAWRIYRHYAGPRASTQKEVGHAQQKTRPQSLSQPAGVWRNPGVSRPGRIVTLDLQ comes from the coding sequence ATGAAAAGAAAGATTATCTGGATGCTGACCTTGTTCCTGTTTCCAGCCTTCACCTCCGCCCAGGCCGAGGAACCGCCGCCAGCATTGGTCAATGCCATCGCCCGACAGGAATCCGGGCTCAACCCTTTGGCCGTCAATGTGGCGGGAAAGTCGTACTATCCGGCCACGCGGGAAGAGGCTGAGCGATTGATCCGGGATGCCCTGGCGGCAGGCAAGTCTTTTGATGTCGGGAAGATGCAGATCAACAGTTGGTGGATGAAACGTTTCGGCATTGATCCTATTGCTCTGCTCGATCCGGACGTGAACGAGTCCTGGGGAAAGCGCATCTTGGCGGAAGAAATCGCCCGGCACGGCCTGAACTGGCAGGCCGTCGGCAAATACCATTCTCCCGACTCGGAGCGCGGCAGGCAATACGCCTGGCGCATTTATCGGCACTACGCAGGCCCACGCGCCTCCACGCAAAAGGAGGTGGGCCATGCCCAGCAAAAAACACGTCCTCAAAGTCTATCTCAGCCCGCAGGAGTTTGGCGAAATCCAGGCGTCAGCCGTCCGGGCCGGATTGTCACTCTCGACCTTCAGTAA
- a CDS encoding plasmid mobilization protein: MPSKKHVLKVYLSPQEFGEIQASAVRAGLSLSTFSKRVCLGYTVPSLEHQEARLELRRLKGDLGRLGGLIKQALANGADRQTVHKLLHELDARQRELQAAVGRIR, translated from the coding sequence ATGCCCAGCAAAAAACACGTCCTCAAAGTCTATCTCAGCCCGCAGGAGTTTGGCGAAATCCAGGCGTCAGCCGTCCGGGCCGGATTGTCACTCTCGACCTTCAGTAAGCGGGTATGCCTCGGTTATACCGTTCCAAGCCTTGAACATCAGGAGGCCCGGCTGGAGTTGCGCCGCCTCAAGGGCGACCTTGGCCGTCTGGGCGGACTGATCAAACAGGCGCTGGCCAACGGAGCCGACCGTCAGACCGTTCATAAATTGCTACATGAACTGGACGCCCGGCAGCGCGAACTCCAGGCCGCCGTGGGCCGGATTCGATAG
- a CDS encoding putative phage abortive infection protein, whose protein sequence is MTGKLTTEEVFSDYFQCRTTYYYRHLYHTLKYICTARYGLIDKNKYFGILRAQLSTFEMLLLYYHALASDDVKEGCDKNIPKFQCYIEESALLHCLETSYLFGEGKAGEYDPKAFGEESSNSCARGCEH, encoded by the coding sequence TTGACGGGGAAGCTTACGACAGAAGAAGTATTTTCGGACTATTTTCAATGTCGTACAACATACTATTACCGTCATTTATACCACACATTGAAGTATATTTGTACAGCAAGGTATGGACTCATTGATAAAAATAAATATTTTGGGATTCTTCGAGCACAGCTCTCCACATTTGAAATGCTCCTGCTTTACTACCATGCTCTAGCGAGTGATGATGTAAAAGAAGGTTGCGATAAGAATATTCCAAAGTTTCAATGTTACATTGAGGAAAGTGCGTTACTTCATTGTCTGGAGACTAGCTATCTCTTTGGTGAGGGGAAAGCTGGGGAATATGACCCAAAGGCATTTGGTGAAGAGTCTTCAAACAGTTGTGCCCGAGGGTGTGAACATTAG
- a CDS encoding baseplate J/gp47 family protein → MPDKAATELFTAMLREADMPVTTAEMQSRWDALNAEQGSRITNNSAWSPFWRLISAIVTEPARWLVQLMVEHALPNTFLRFAGGAWLDVYAWGVDVRRKPAAVARGTITFTRASAAGTLTIPAGTLVESPSLEGMSYRVATTMETVMEEGQLTAEVPVQAEHEGAAYNLGPGYYSILTRPVPGIVSAGNGPEWLTAPGADVEDDESLRLRARNQFAAVGQYHHDAAYRALIAGFAGIRIDYLFFEKDGPRGPGTANCHIMVESGIPPHELIDAINAFIRQSGNHGHGDDLRCMAITAKPVALTATVYPVLTATTQRAEALRLAVENRIRCAWRENTDFTMTRTMPLCGVRSNVHTLGHNCLKTLHQMPLGHIPQLSPHQRDS, encoded by the coding sequence GTGCCAGATAAAGCCGCTACAGAACTGTTTACCGCCATGCTGCGCGAGGCGGACATGCCCGTAACCACGGCAGAAATGCAAAGCCGCTGGGATGCCCTGAACGCGGAGCAAGGCAGCCGCATAACCAACAACAGCGCGTGGTCGCCCTTTTGGCGGCTTATCAGCGCCATAGTGACAGAGCCTGCCCGCTGGCTGGTGCAGCTGATGGTAGAGCACGCCTTGCCCAACACGTTTTTGCGGTTTGCCGGTGGCGCATGGCTGGATGTGTATGCATGGGGTGTGGATGTACGGCGCAAACCCGCAGCCGTGGCACGCGGCACCATAACCTTTACCCGCGCATCCGCAGCGGGAACGCTGACCATCCCCGCCGGAACACTGGTGGAATCGCCTTCGCTGGAGGGCATGAGCTACCGTGTGGCCACAACGATGGAAACCGTCATGGAAGAAGGCCAGCTGACAGCAGAAGTGCCGGTTCAGGCAGAACATGAAGGTGCAGCCTACAATCTGGGGCCGGGCTATTATTCCATTCTTACCCGTCCGGTGCCCGGCATAGTCTCTGCCGGTAACGGGCCGGAGTGGCTTACCGCCCCCGGTGCCGACGTCGAAGACGACGAATCACTGCGGCTGCGCGCCCGCAACCAGTTTGCCGCCGTGGGCCAGTATCATCACGATGCCGCTTACCGCGCGCTTATTGCCGGATTTGCAGGTATCCGCATTGACTATCTGTTTTTTGAAAAAGACGGTCCCCGCGGCCCGGGCACTGCCAACTGCCACATCATGGTGGAAAGCGGCATCCCCCCGCACGAGCTTATCGACGCCATAAACGCCTTTATCCGGCAGTCAGGCAACCACGGCCACGGCGATGATCTGCGCTGCATGGCCATTACCGCAAAGCCTGTGGCGCTTACTGCAACCGTATACCCCGTGCTGACTGCCACAACCCAGCGGGCCGAGGCGCTGCGCCTTGCGGTGGAAAACCGCATCCGCTGTGCATGGCGTGAAAATACGGACTTTACCATGACCAGAACCATGCCGCTTTGTGGGGTGAGGTCTAATGTTCACACCCTCGGGCACAACTGTTTGAAGACTCTTCACCAAATGCCTTTGGGTCATATTCCCCAGCTTTCCCCTCACCAAAGAGATAGCTAG
- a CDS encoding type II toxin-antitoxin system RelE/ParE family toxin, which translates to MIRSFAHKGLEDLFYDGVTKGVQQKHVRKLLDILDLLDHAREVKDMGYPGSGLHPLKGSLAGHWAVKVSGNWRITFRFENGDAHIVNYQDYH; encoded by the coding sequence ATGATTCGCAGCTTTGCCCATAAGGGACTGGAAGATCTGTTCTACGACGGAGTGACCAAAGGCGTGCAGCAAAAGCATGTACGTAAGCTGCTGGATATTCTCGACCTGCTTGATCATGCGCGGGAAGTGAAAGATATGGGGTATCCCGGCTCCGGCCTGCACCCGCTGAAAGGCAGCCTTGCAGGCCACTGGGCGGTTAAAGTTTCCGGCAACTGGCGGATTACATTCCGCTTTGAAAACGGAGACGCCCACATAGTAAATTATCAGGACTATCATTAG
- a CDS encoding HigA family addiction module antitoxin: MRTRTRKPSHPGGILYRMHMQPLGLTITALAQQLGISRKALSAIVNERAAITPDIALRLSRALDTTPELWLDMQQTYTLWETANTRTEWRSVQPIKTAIA, encoded by the coding sequence ATGCGTACACGCACTAGAAAGCCCTCGCATCCGGGCGGTATTCTGTACAGGATGCACATGCAGCCGCTTGGCCTTACCATTACGGCGCTGGCACAGCAGCTGGGCATATCGCGCAAAGCTCTTTCTGCCATTGTAAACGAGCGTGCGGCCATTACGCCGGATATCGCCCTGCGGCTTTCGCGCGCGCTGGATACCACGCCCGAACTGTGGCTGGACATGCAACAGACATACACCCTGTGGGAAACCGCCAATACCAGAACAGAATGGCGTTCCGTGCAGCCCATCAAAACAGCCATCGCATAG
- a CDS encoding DUF2590 family protein: MAEYIDLLIEQDDLTLDAGGNPKLVDGRASIAQDIKHMIRESGLLVDIIANRDALTRRTNIIRITMAVDDDERIVPGTAEIEESAPGEYWLTATTVKYGNIALQLEKERG; this comes from the coding sequence GTGGCTGAGTATATTGATCTGCTGATTGAACAGGACGACCTGACGCTGGATGCAGGCGGCAACCCAAAGCTGGTGGACGGGCGCGCATCCATTGCGCAGGACATAAAACATATGATCCGCGAATCAGGCCTGCTGGTGGACATCATAGCCAACCGCGACGCACTGACGCGCCGTACCAACATCATCCGCATAACAATGGCAGTGGACGACGACGAGCGCATTGTGCCGGGCACGGCAGAGATTGAAGAATCCGCCCCCGGCGAATACTGGCTGACGGCCACCACCGTGAAGTACGGCAACATAGCCCTGCAGCTGGAGAAAGAGCGTGGTTAG
- a CDS encoding acyltransferase family protein, with the protein MHNDKRIIPEIQFLRAIAVLAVLLFHMFPGIVKGGYVGVDVFFILSGFLMTRTLYSDIETGGTVNVGRFYFKRAKRILPAALSVLAATGVASYYLLPFTLWDAVRGELVSSALWFQNWELIAKSLDYLASEEAHSPVMHYWSLSVEEQFYIIYPLFFWILVRSYRHKIQAKEITLALSIMCFGSFLYSIYYSYTSPVAAYFNTFTRIWELLLGGLAFFISRRFFFARTTARLMVILGGLGVASSIFLFSAKTVFPGWLALIPTVSSVLILLGGANCAGFLHALLSNRPALAVGDLSYAIYLWHWPLIIFYRQHISESFSVIHGLLFCSVVFALSYATKVLIEDPFRRLSFARHSTRFARSFAVLLIIFTVSAYTAKSHRNTTTETSQISATGALESVNFAGYKPHDNFIPPLSTAKKTRPKVYSDNVHLGFSDIAPHVGSYGDTKSNDTVFLIGDSHAAQWLPALDFLGKKHHVKILVTTKSACLFDTNNPVTHQGREYTECFEWSKKVYDMIISTRPKGVIFSSSLFYYADTLKDDFAGSDTEWRNQSAKLFSASIRSTFQTIERAGIQTLIIADTPRTKVNSIDCLARTNDPAQCSFPKYYNYHSEYDFLYSASSADDNISYVDFRDQICPSDDCQPVLGNILIFRDTHHLTVEYAESLSPFLENDFLRLAGR; encoded by the coding sequence TTGCATAATGACAAACGGATTATTCCCGAGATTCAGTTTTTACGGGCAATAGCAGTGCTTGCAGTGCTGTTGTTCCACATGTTCCCCGGTATTGTGAAAGGGGGATATGTAGGGGTCGATGTTTTCTTTATCCTGTCGGGATTTTTAATGACACGGACATTATATTCCGACATTGAGACGGGAGGAACTGTTAACGTCGGCAGATTTTACTTCAAGCGTGCAAAGCGCATCCTGCCAGCAGCCTTATCAGTTCTTGCAGCAACAGGCGTTGCGTCATATTACCTGCTCCCGTTTACTCTGTGGGATGCGGTACGTGGCGAGCTTGTCTCCAGCGCTCTATGGTTCCAGAACTGGGAACTTATTGCGAAGTCATTGGACTATCTGGCAAGCGAAGAAGCACATTCACCAGTGATGCACTACTGGTCCCTTTCCGTAGAAGAGCAGTTTTATATTATCTACCCGCTGTTCTTCTGGATATTGGTAAGATCATACCGTCACAAAATTCAAGCCAAAGAAATTACGTTGGCTCTTTCCATTATGTGCTTCGGCTCATTCCTCTACTCTATATATTATTCTTATACATCTCCTGTAGCAGCGTATTTCAACACTTTTACACGCATCTGGGAGTTACTCCTCGGTGGGCTTGCTTTTTTTATCAGCCGAAGATTTTTCTTTGCGAGAACAACCGCCCGACTGATGGTCATACTGGGAGGACTGGGCGTAGCGTCTTCGATTTTTTTATTTTCCGCAAAAACCGTTTTTCCGGGATGGCTTGCGCTTATTCCAACAGTTTCATCCGTATTAATCCTGCTGGGCGGTGCAAACTGCGCCGGTTTTTTACACGCACTGCTTTCCAACAGACCCGCTTTAGCAGTAGGAGACCTGTCCTATGCCATCTACCTCTGGCACTGGCCACTGATCATTTTCTACCGCCAACATATATCAGAATCTTTTTCTGTGATTCACGGGCTTCTGTTCTGCTCAGTTGTATTTGCCTTATCCTACGCTACAAAAGTCTTAATCGAAGACCCGTTCCGCAGGTTGTCTTTCGCTCGGCATTCAACAAGGTTTGCCCGGTCTTTTGCTGTTCTGCTCATTATTTTTACAGTTTCTGCGTACACAGCAAAAAGCCACCGCAATACAACAACTGAAACAAGCCAGATATCTGCAACAGGGGCTTTAGAATCAGTTAACTTTGCAGGATACAAACCTCACGACAATTTTATTCCGCCTCTTTCAACTGCCAAAAAAACAAGACCCAAAGTATACTCTGACAATGTCCATCTGGGATTCTCAGACATTGCCCCTCATGTCGGCAGCTACGGCGACACCAAATCCAACGACACAGTATTTCTGATAGGTGATTCGCATGCTGCCCAATGGCTGCCTGCATTGGATTTTCTGGGAAAAAAACATCATGTCAAAATACTTGTTACAACAAAGAGCGCCTGCCTCTTCGACACCAATAACCCCGTAACGCATCAGGGAAGGGAATACACAGAATGCTTTGAATGGTCTAAAAAAGTATACGACATGATAATATCAACCAGGCCCAAAGGGGTCATCTTCTCTTCTTCACTTTTCTACTATGCCGATACACTGAAAGACGACTTCGCCGGCTCGGATACAGAATGGCGGAACCAGTCAGCAAAGCTTTTTTCGGCATCAATCCGCAGCACATTCCAGACTATTGAAAGGGCAGGGATTCAGACACTGATCATTGCGGACACCCCGCGCACAAAGGTCAACAGCATCGACTGTCTGGCCAGAACGAACGACCCTGCGCAGTGTTCATTTCCAAAGTATTACAACTATCACAGCGAATATGACTTTTTATATTCTGCATCAAGCGCTGATGACAACATCAGTTATGTAGATTTCAGAGACCAGATTTGCCCATCGGACGATTGCCAACCAGTTTTGGGAAATATCCTGATATTCAGAGACACGCATCATTTGACAGTTGAGTATGCAGAAAGCTTATCGCCATTTCTTGAAAATGATTTTCTGCGGCTGGCAGGAAGATGA